A region of the Gemmatimonadota bacterium genome:
CGAAATCGGACGATTCCGGCATCCTGCGGAAGGCGACGGAGAAGGGCTATGCCAAGATCATGTCCAAGCCCGTGATCATCGGCGTGGTCTGCAGGAAGGACGCGGACGCCTTCCGAGCGCGGGAGGATTACGCGGCCACCTGCTGCGCCATACACAATATCGCCCTGGCCGCCTGGGAAGAAGGCATCGGCATGCAGTGGAGCACGGGAGGGCTGATCCGGGATCCCGATACGCTGGAACTGCTTAAAATCAACGACAGGGAAGAAGAGATCGTAGGATTCCTCTACACCGGCTATCCCGCGCAGGTTCCCGCCCAGAAGAGAGTGCCGGCCGCCGAACGGACCGAGTGGTTCACCTGACCGATTTGTCAACCCGTCCCGGGCCGATCAACCCATCCCGTCAACCCGTCTAAATCAACCTCGAAACAGCCTGGAGACACCATGTCCGTAGTTTCCGAAAAACGATTCGAATCGGGATTCCTGTGGGACGACTACATGGGGAACAGCGAGAAGAATCTCGAGCGATTCCATGATAATTACGACAAGTTCAATCTGGAAGGGGAGGACGCCAGCTTCTTCGCCGCCATCGGAACGCCCCTGAAGGTGCTGATCCTCGCGGAGGACTGGTGCGGCGACGTGGTGCAGAGCCTCCCGCCCATCGTCCGCATGCTGGAGGCCAGTCCATCCGTTTCTTACCGCATCTTCCGCCGGGACGAGAACCCGGACATCATGGACCGGTATCTCACCGACGGCTCGAAGGCCATTCCCTACCTGGTCTTCATGGACGCCGGCCGGAACGAACTGGCCCGGTGGGGACCGCGGCCCGAGGCGTGCCAGGCGATCATGCGGGACAACAAGGGCAGGATCCCCATGGATGAGATTTACCCGCGTATCCGCACCTGGTACCGGCAGAACGGAAACGGTCCCCTCGTCACGGAGATCCGGGACGTCCTCGAACGGATCACATAGCTCTTCTCGGATCGCGTAGCCCTTCCATGGCCGCCACCATTACGGAAATCAAGCACAACCCGGGCAAGCCCGATCAGTCCTTCCAGTGCGGCCTGCTGCACCACGGCGGCAGCCGCATGGTCATCTCCTACCGGTCCGACCGGCCGTACAGCCAGGGCGACATCCGGATCCCTGCCGGCACGCTGACCCTGGCGTACTACGAGGTGGGGCTTCCGTACATTCTCTGGAAAATGATCGGATCCGGCGGCCGCCTCGTCGGACATTACGTGCACCTGTGCGACCGGGTGCGGATCGGACCGGACCGCGTGGAATACGACGACCAGTTGCTGGACCTGTGGTTCTTCCCGGACGGCGGCTGCCGCGTGCTGGATGAGGACGAGTTGAAGCAGGCCAGCGACGACGGACTGATCGACGGGCAGACGGCGGATCGCATCAGGACGTCCGCCGCGGAAGTCCAGCGCGGCATACACCGGATCATGAGGGATTTCGACGCATTGCTCGCCGACCTTGGGATCGTAGTGCATTCCGGCTGACCCCGGCCCATGCGGCCGCGTAGGCAGCATTCGGAATACGCTTGACACGGACCGGCTTTAGCCTTAGATTTTACTTACGGGAAACGTGGCGAAAGCGTGGCCTGTCCGGACAATCGGAACAGGTCGGCGAATCGCACCGTACAAGCATCGACCTTCCACTATATGCCATCATTGAAAAACACGGTTACGCAACGCCTGTCGGCCAAGGGCATCGATCCCCTCGCGCTCTACGGCCAGTTTGACTCCAGGCTGCGCGCCATCGAAAGCGAATTCGACGCCAAAATCACCGCCCGGGGCGAAGAGGTCGTGATCACGGGCAAGGCGGAAGAGGTAAGGCAGATCACCCGTGTGCTGCGCGAAATGATCAAGTCCGTCCAGCAGGGCCGGGCGAAGGAAGTGGATGACATCATCCGGGCAACGCGAACCGGGACGAAAAGCGGCGAAGACCAGGGATCGGGTTACGGCGAGTCCATCGACGTGCTCTCCCGGCGGGAACGGATCCGGGCTCGGAGTCCCAATCAGCAGAATTACGTGGATCAGGTCCGCAAGTGCGATATCGTCTTCTCCATCGGACCTGCCGGCACGGGGAAGACCTACCTGGCCGTCGCCATGGCCATCTCGGCCCTCCGCCACGGTGAAGTCGACCGGATCGTGCTGGCGCGGCCGGCCGTTGAAGCGGGAGAGAGTCTCGGCTTTCTGCCCGGCGATCCGCGGGAAAAAGTGGACCCGTACCTGAAGCCGCTCTACGACGCGCTGCACGACATGATCCCGAACCACAAGGCCGGGCGGCTCATCGAGGACGGGACCATTGAAATCATCGCCATGGCGTACATGCGCGGCCGTACGCTGAACAACGCCTTCGTCATACTCGACGAGGCCCAGAACACGACGACCGCGCAGATGAAGATGTTCCTGACCCGCCTGGGCGCGAACTCCAAGGCGATCATCACGGGGGACATCACCCAGATCGACTTGCCCGAGGAGAAGGTTTCCGGACTGGTGCACGTGCAGGATGTGCTCGCGGACATCCGCGGGATCTCCTTCGTGTACCTGACGGAGACGGACGTGGTCCGGCACCGGCTCGTCCAGGACATCATCAAGGCCTATGAACGCCATGAAAACCCGTAATTCCACCCGCGTCGACACTTGAATATCGAGATCGAGACCGTCCTGCCCGCGCCGGACATCCCGCGCGAGGCGCTATGGACCGCAGTCTGCCGGGTACTCCGGGGCGAAGGCCGGGACCATGCGGCCGTGACCGTGGTGCTGGTCGATGACCCCTATATCCGGAAGTTGAATCACAAGTACCGCCATCTGGATCGCGCGACGGACGTGCTGTCGTTCGGAATGGAAGACGATCCCGGATCCGAAGGGGAAATCCTGGGCGACGTATACGTATCCGTCGACCGGGCCCGGGATCAGGCCGCCCGTCATCACGTGTCCATGGACGACGAGTTGCACCGGCTCGTGGTCCATGGGTGCCTGCACCTGCTGGGATATGACCACCACACCGCTTCACAGCGCAAAGTGATGCGGGAAAAGGAACAGGTCTATTCGGCGAATGCGGCAGGCCAGATCGACCAGGCCGACGTGACCGCACGGGCTGACCAGGCTGGCCAGGCTGACCAGGCTGGCCAGGCTGACCACGGGATTCCGGAAGGTAAAGTGGGAGAAAAAAGTTTTGGATGACGACATTCCCCTATTGGTCGAGTGGCTAGTCCTCATTGGATGCACCCTCTACGCCATGCTCCTGACCGGAGCGGAATCCGCGTTTTCCAGCCTGCCCAAAACCACGCTCCAGGAACTCAAGGCCGCCCACGAGGGCGGACAGTCCAGCCGCGTTACCCGGTGGCTGGACAACCAGGAGCGCCTCTTCACCACCCTGCTGATCGGGAAGATCATCACCACGGCCGGCGTCGTGATCTCCGTGGTGGCGCTGTTCCTTACCCCGCCGCTCACCGACTGGTTCGGTTCGACCCTGACCCTGACCCTTTCCGGACTGTTCGCCATCGGGCTCCTGCTGGTGCTTATCGAATGGCTGCCCAGGTTGCTCGTGTCGCACTACTCCGACCTGACCGTCCGCGTCTCCGCCGTGCTCGTGCTCATCAGCTACTGGCTGTTCTGGCCGCTGATCACGCCGCTGTTGCTCGTCAACCGGCGCATGGCGCGCGCTGGGCTCTTCAGCAGCGGACGCAATCCATACTGGCTCGACGACGAACTGCACCGGGTGCTCGAACTGGAAGAAACCCACGAACTGAAACCCGACGACAAGGAGATGATCAGCAGCATCATTGAAATGCACGACACCAACGTGCGCGAAGTGATGGTCCCGAGAGTGGACATGGTGTGCGCCGAGCGATCCAGGCCCATTCCCGAACTGCTGGAGCTCATCCGCGAGATGGGACATTCCCGGATTCCGATCTACGGCGATTCCGTCGACGATATCGTAGGCGTCGTCTATGCCAAGGACCTGCTCCAGCTGAGCGAAGACCCGGATGAGGAGAAGGACCTGGACGGACTGCTTCGCCCGCCCTATGTCGTACCGGAGACCAAGAAAGCCGCCGAGCTGCTGAAAGAGTTCCAGCAGGAGAAGATCCACCTGGCCATCGTCGTGGATGAACACGGGACCACCGCGGGACTGGTGACCCTGGAGGACCTGCTCGAAGAGATCGTCGGCGAGATACAGGACGAGTACGACGACGAGGATCCCATGTACGAAGCGACGCCCGGCGGCTCGTACATCGTCCACGCCCGGCT
Encoded here:
- a CDS encoding nitroreductase; the protein is MSILDTIRNRRSIYEFKPEPVPREVIARVLETAVWAPNHKLTEPWRFLVVTGKTKETLAKIYCRIQREKTKSDDSGILRKATEKGYAKIMSKPVIIGVVCRKDADAFRAREDYAATCCAIHNIALAAWEEGIGMQWSTGGLIRDPDTLELLKINDREEEIVGFLYTGYPAQVPAQKRVPAAERTEWFT
- a CDS encoding thioredoxin family protein, whose translation is MSVVSEKRFESGFLWDDYMGNSEKNLERFHDNYDKFNLEGEDASFFAAIGTPLKVLILAEDWCGDVVQSLPPIVRMLEASPSVSYRIFRRDENPDIMDRYLTDGSKAIPYLVFMDAGRNELARWGPRPEACQAIMRDNKGRIPMDEIYPRIRTWYRQNGNGPLVTEIRDVLERIT
- a CDS encoding hemolysin family protein encodes the protein MDDDIPLLVEWLVLIGCTLYAMLLTGAESAFSSLPKTTLQELKAAHEGGQSSRVTRWLDNQERLFTTLLIGKIITTAGVVISVVALFLTPPLTDWFGSTLTLTLSGLFAIGLLLVLIEWLPRLLVSHYSDLTVRVSAVLVLISYWLFWPLITPLLLVNRRMARAGLFSSGRNPYWLDDELHRVLELEETHELKPDDKEMISSIIEMHDTNVREVMVPRVDMVCAERSRPIPELLELIREMGHSRIPIYGDSVDDIVGVVYAKDLLQLSEDPDEEKDLDGLLRPPYVVPETKKAAELLKEFQQEKIHLAIVVDEHGTTAGLVTLEDLLEEIVGEIQDEYDDEDPMYEATPGGSYIVHARLNIDTLNDILDLDITPDGFETVGGLIFNELGRVPEPGEDVPFPNARIVVREVEGQRIIKAEVTRLHPRSEEDGDGAMEDRVA
- a CDS encoding DUF402 domain-containing protein — its product is MAATITEIKHNPGKPDQSFQCGLLHHGGSRMVISYRSDRPYSQGDIRIPAGTLTLAYYEVGLPYILWKMIGSGGRLVGHYVHLCDRVRIGPDRVEYDDQLLDLWFFPDGGCRVLDEDELKQASDDGLIDGQTADRIRTSAAEVQRGIHRIMRDFDALLADLGIVVHSG
- the ybeY gene encoding rRNA maturation RNase YbeY translates to MNIEIETVLPAPDIPREALWTAVCRVLRGEGRDHAAVTVVLVDDPYIRKLNHKYRHLDRATDVLSFGMEDDPGSEGEILGDVYVSVDRARDQAARHHVSMDDELHRLVVHGCLHLLGYDHHTASQRKVMREKEQVYSANAAGQIDQADVTARADQAGQADQAGQADHGIPEGKVGEKSFG
- a CDS encoding PhoH family protein, producing MPSLKNTVTQRLSAKGIDPLALYGQFDSRLRAIESEFDAKITARGEEVVITGKAEEVRQITRVLREMIKSVQQGRAKEVDDIIRATRTGTKSGEDQGSGYGESIDVLSRRERIRARSPNQQNYVDQVRKCDIVFSIGPAGTGKTYLAVAMAISALRHGEVDRIVLARPAVEAGESLGFLPGDPREKVDPYLKPLYDALHDMIPNHKAGRLIEDGTIEIIAMAYMRGRTLNNAFVILDEAQNTTTAQMKMFLTRLGANSKAIITGDITQIDLPEEKVSGLVHVQDVLADIRGISFVYLTETDVVRHRLVQDIIKAYERHENP